From the genome of Brevibacterium sp. JSBI002, one region includes:
- a CDS encoding VOC family protein: protein MDISINASFLPHTDAEESLTFYRDILGFELRLDVGAGRMRWLTVGPVGQPDTSIVLTPPVTDPTISDTERETIEGLIAKGSYAAIVLATPNVDEAFAEVEAKGADIVQEPMDQPYGLRDCALRDPAGNMIRIQQRG, encoded by the coding sequence ATGGACATCTCGATCAACGCCAGCTTTTTGCCCCACACCGATGCAGAAGAATCCCTGACCTTCTACCGTGACATCCTCGGCTTCGAGCTGCGTCTCGACGTCGGTGCCGGACGCATGCGCTGGCTGACGGTGGGACCGGTCGGCCAACCCGACACCTCGATCGTGCTCACCCCGCCCGTGACCGACCCGACGATCAGCGACACCGAACGGGAGACCATCGAAGGTCTCATCGCCAAGGGCAGCTATGCCGCGATCGTGCTCGCGACACCGAACGTCGATGAGGCCTTCGCCGAGGTGGAGGCCAAGGGCGCCGACATCGTGCAGGAGCCGATGGACCAGCCCTATGGTCTGCGAGACTGCGCTCTGCGGGACCCCGCCGGGAACATGATCCGCATCCAGCAGAGAGGCTGA
- a CDS encoding SDR family oxidoreductase gives MITPTPESAHAADPADFAPFSQRALSGKVALVAGATRGAGRAIARDLARAGAFVHSTGRSTHGRPSDYARTETIEDTAALITDEGGQAEAHVCDHLDPARISQVIRQIEADHGRLDILVNDIGGEAYVEWGTPFWETELDTEMRLFRAGLLAQLHTAHAALPLLTRNPGGLHIEITDGTAEFNASHYRENIFLDLTKTAVSRLAFGLGHELAKVEATAVAITPGWLRSEMMLDHFGTTEDDWMRDSLDETRTEPPRDFAISETPHLLGRSVVALAADPDRHSFNSTTQDTHGLAVHYGFNDLDGSRPDSWSFITTLENDPAADPCEFR, from the coding sequence ATGATCACACCGACACCGGAATCAGCTCACGCCGCCGACCCCGCCGACTTCGCTCCGTTCTCCCAACGTGCACTGAGCGGCAAGGTCGCCCTCGTCGCCGGAGCCACCCGAGGAGCCGGCCGCGCCATCGCCCGGGATCTCGCACGCGCCGGCGCCTTCGTCCACAGCACCGGCCGATCGACCCACGGGCGTCCCTCCGACTACGCACGCACAGAGACGATCGAAGACACCGCCGCCCTCATCACCGACGAAGGCGGCCAGGCCGAAGCCCACGTCTGCGATCACCTCGATCCGGCCCGGATCTCACAAGTGATTCGCCAGATCGAAGCCGACCACGGTCGTCTCGACATCCTCGTCAACGACATCGGGGGAGAAGCCTACGTCGAGTGGGGCACACCGTTCTGGGAGACCGAACTCGATACCGAGATGCGCTTGTTCCGGGCGGGACTGCTCGCTCAACTGCACACCGCACATGCCGCCCTGCCCCTGCTCACACGGAACCCGGGCGGTCTCCATATCGAGATCACCGACGGCACCGCAGAGTTCAACGCGAGCCACTACCGGGAGAATATCTTCCTCGACCTCACGAAGACGGCTGTGAGCCGACTGGCCTTCGGGCTCGGCCACGAACTCGCCAAGGTGGAAGCGACAGCGGTCGCCATCACCCCCGGTTGGCTGCGATCGGAGATGATGCTCGATCACTTCGGCACCACAGAGGATGACTGGATGCGCGACTCGCTCGACGAAACCCGCACCGAACCGCCACGCGATTTTGCGATCTCCGAGACGCCTCATCTGCTCGGTCGTTCCGTTGTCGCACTGGCCGCCGATCCCGACCGGCACAGCTTCAACTCGACGACGCAGGACACCCACGGATTGGCTGTCCACTACGGATTCAATGACCTCGACGGTTCGCGACCCGATTCGTGGAGCTTCATCACCACCCTCGAGAACGACCCTGCGGCGGATCCCTGCGAGTTCCGCTGA
- a CDS encoding APC family permease yields the protein MSSTQPSPSTNTSGLSSKGLSAGKIGAIGGAVIGISCIAPAYTLTSGLGPTISEVGVHTPAVLLIGFVPMLLVVFGYRELNTAMPDSGTTFTWATRAFGPWLGWMGGWGLVAATVLVLSNLAAVAVDFLFLLLSQVFSDPSTAELTRVLWINIPVTIFLTAAAAWVSYRGVEATEKLQVWLVAFQVLALGWFVVAAIVQASNGTSYDPTPVSLDWFNPLSAGDFSTVAAAVSLSIFLFWGWDTVITMNEEAKDPEKTPGRAAMLTIIAIVIIYIACTIAVISFAGVGTEGLGAGNPDNQESIFASLAGPVMGPFAVLVSIAVLSSSLSSLQATMVSPSRTILAMGHYGALPEKYGRVSPRYKSPSVATVTSAGAAIIFYVVMRLLSENALWDTITALGLMVCFYYGITGLACIWYFRRSLFASTRTFFYRFLFPLIGGLTLLVIFVTTAIDSLDPDYGSGSSVFGVGLVFVLGIGVLALGAVIMIIQSVRHPDFFRGRTLKQGVDEG from the coding sequence ATGAGCAGCACACAGCCGTCACCGTCGACGAACACGAGCGGACTGAGCTCGAAAGGACTCTCCGCCGGCAAGATCGGAGCCATCGGGGGAGCCGTCATCGGCATCTCCTGCATCGCTCCGGCCTATACGCTGACCTCGGGACTGGGCCCGACGATCTCCGAGGTCGGGGTGCACACCCCGGCCGTGCTGCTCATCGGGTTCGTGCCGATGCTCCTCGTCGTCTTCGGCTACCGCGAACTGAATACCGCGATGCCGGATTCGGGTACGACCTTCACATGGGCGACCAGAGCGTTCGGGCCATGGCTGGGCTGGATGGGCGGATGGGGGCTCGTCGCCGCCACCGTCCTCGTGCTGTCCAACCTCGCGGCCGTGGCCGTCGACTTCCTCTTCCTCCTGCTGTCCCAGGTGTTCTCCGATCCGTCCACCGCCGAACTCACACGGGTGCTGTGGATCAACATCCCCGTGACGATCTTCCTCACCGCTGCTGCGGCCTGGGTGTCCTATCGGGGGGTCGAAGCCACCGAGAAGCTGCAGGTGTGGCTCGTCGCCTTCCAGGTGCTGGCCCTGGGCTGGTTCGTCGTCGCCGCGATTGTGCAGGCGTCCAACGGCACCTCCTATGATCCGACCCCGGTCTCGCTTGATTGGTTCAATCCGCTGTCCGCCGGCGACTTCTCCACCGTCGCGGCGGCCGTATCGCTGTCGATCTTCCTGTTCTGGGGCTGGGACACGGTGATCACGATGAACGAGGAGGCGAAGGATCCGGAGAAGACTCCGGGGCGCGCGGCCATGCTCACGATCATTGCGATCGTCATCATCTACATCGCCTGCACGATCGCCGTCATCTCCTTCGCCGGAGTCGGCACCGAAGGCCTGGGTGCGGGCAACCCCGATAACCAGGAATCCATCTTCGCCTCACTCGCCGGCCCGGTCATGGGGCCCTTCGCAGTGCTCGTATCCATTGCGGTGCTCTCATCTTCCCTGTCATCGCTGCAGGCGACGATGGTCTCACCCTCGCGGACGATCCTGGCGATGGGCCACTACGGGGCGCTGCCTGAGAAGTACGGCAGGGTCTCTCCCCGCTACAAGTCCCCGTCGGTCGCCACCGTCACCTCGGCGGGCGCTGCGATCATCTTCTACGTCGTCATGCGCCTGCTCTCGGAGAACGCCCTGTGGGACACGATCACTGCGCTGGGCCTCATGGTCTGCTTCTACTACGGCATCACGGGCCTGGCCTGCATCTGGTATTTCCGACGCAGCCTCTTCGCCTCGACCCGCACGTTCTTCTACCGGTTCCTGTTCCCGCTCATCGGGGGCCTGACCCTGCTGGTCATCTTCGTCACCACCGCAATCGACTCGCTCGACCCCGACTACGGATCCGGATCCTCGGTCTTCGGCGTCGGACTCGTCTTCGTCCTCGGCATCGGGGTGCTGGCCCTGGGCGCGGTCATCATGATCATCCAATCCGTCCGCCATCCCGACTTCTTCCGCGGACGCACCCTGAAACAGGGAGTCGACGAGGGGTGA
- a CDS encoding DUF1801 domain-containing protein: MRPTGEPVDDVLDRAGGPRRAEADRLREILAEISGEEPVVWASRIIGFGEVEYRYESGHGGTMPVLAYSPASRQHTIYLTSDYEDRWPDLASRLGKYRSGTSCLYLTRLNDADESVLRELLKRTRDHTLAEWSD, translated from the coding sequence ATGCGACCGACAGGCGAACCCGTCGATGACGTGCTCGACCGTGCAGGCGGTCCCAGGCGCGCCGAGGCTGATCGCCTGCGCGAGATCCTCGCAGAGATCTCCGGCGAAGAGCCCGTTGTCTGGGCCTCACGCATCATCGGATTCGGCGAGGTCGAGTATCGCTACGAATCAGGACATGGCGGCACCATGCCGGTTCTCGCGTACTCCCCTGCCTCGCGTCAGCATACGATCTATCTCACGAGCGACTATGAGGACCGTTGGCCCGACCTTGCCTCCAGGCTCGGCAAGTACCGCAGCGGCACGTCGTGCCTGTATCTCACGCGCTTGAATGATGCCGACGAATCGGTGCTGCGTGAACTCCTCAAGCGCACTCGTGACCACACGCTCGCCGAATGGTCCGACTGA
- a CDS encoding helix-turn-helix transcriptional regulator, translating into MNEQLVALRRVRDRIDREFDQPLNVEALATGVHMSAGHLSRQFRSAFGESPYSYLMTRRIERAMALIRRGDLTITEICFTVGFSSLGTFSTRFSELVGLSPTRYRDGVAAGEHRLPTIVVKNALRPVRNREVPPR; encoded by the coding sequence GTGAACGAACAGCTGGTGGCGCTGCGCCGAGTCCGAGACCGCATCGACCGCGAGTTCGACCAGCCCTTGAACGTGGAGGCCCTGGCCACAGGCGTGCACATGTCCGCCGGTCACCTCAGCCGTCAGTTCAGATCGGCCTTCGGAGAATCGCCGTATTCGTATCTCATGACGCGCAGGATCGAACGGGCAATGGCCCTCATCCGCCGCGGTGATCTCACGATCACCGAGATCTGCTTCACCGTCGGCTTCTCGTCCTTGGGCACCTTCAGCACCCGTTTCAGCGAACTCGTCGGACTCTCACCGACCCGCTACCGCGACGGAGTCGCCGCAGGCGAGCACCGGCTGCCGACGATCGTGGTGAAGAATGCGCTGCGACCGGTCAGGAATCGAGAAGTCCCACCGCGCTGA
- a CDS encoding helix-turn-helix transcriptional regulator: protein MKAARLVSEIVILGARSRPITASDLGRRLEVTERTIYRDLGELSRMGVPVITEAGPGGGISVLGDWVSPVAGLTRDELDSLLIGSPAAADLGFSSALATARAKVLAESSSAFSQLILVDGPDWFMAKEDPEQLDTIVTALRTQRGLQVTYRGRNGLRSRTLLPLGLVVKAGRWYLAAQPPGGSPRTYRVSRIGSAELRFLHCTPPPSFDLADYWTGAQAEFDASIRRILVRVRLPVAQIDDLKRAIPGRLTEDAIDSGRTDRDTIEIDLPMEPAGVAVSQLVTVPGVEVLSPKQLRRDLHDHAWAAAELNE, encoded by the coding sequence ATGAAAGCTGCTCGCCTCGTTTCGGAGATCGTCATCCTCGGTGCGCGTTCTCGGCCGATCACGGCATCCGATCTCGGGCGACGTCTCGAGGTCACCGAGCGGACGATCTACCGTGACCTCGGTGAGCTGTCGCGGATGGGCGTGCCCGTCATCACCGAGGCGGGGCCCGGCGGCGGGATCAGCGTCCTCGGCGACTGGGTCTCGCCTGTGGCGGGTCTGACCCGGGACGAACTCGACTCCCTCCTCATCGGCTCCCCTGCCGCGGCCGATCTGGGCTTCTCGTCCGCGTTGGCCACGGCCCGAGCGAAAGTCCTCGCCGAATCGTCATCGGCATTCTCGCAGCTCATCCTCGTCGACGGGCCGGATTGGTTCATGGCCAAGGAGGATCCCGAGCAGCTCGACACCATCGTCACCGCACTGCGCACTCAGCGGGGACTGCAGGTCACATATCGCGGACGGAATGGTCTGCGATCGCGCACACTGCTGCCTCTGGGACTCGTCGTCAAGGCCGGTCGCTGGTATCTCGCGGCGCAGCCGCCGGGAGGCAGTCCCCGAACGTATCGAGTCTCACGGATCGGCTCGGCCGAGCTGCGATTCCTCCACTGCACTCCCCCGCCTTCTTTCGACCTCGCGGACTACTGGACGGGGGCGCAGGCTGAATTCGATGCTTCGATTCGTCGGATACTCGTGAGAGTGCGGCTGCCCGTGGCCCAGATCGACGACCTTAAGCGCGCGATTCCGGGCCGACTCACCGAGGACGCCATCGACTCGGGGCGGACGGATCGCGACACCATCGAGATCGACCTTCCCATGGAACCCGCCGGGGTGGCCGTCAGCCAACTCGTCACCGTGCCCGGGGTCGAAGTCCTCTCACCAAAACAGCTCCGCCGCGACCTGCACGATCATGCATGGGCCGCGGCGGAGCTCAATGAGTGA
- a CDS encoding amidohydrolase — protein sequence MSLNSALRASISADLDQTIADYKHFHRTPELSMQETNTAAQIASRLQALGLETHTFGGTGVVAVIENGDGPVIGYRADIDGLPISEDTGLDYASTADGTLPDGETTKVMHGCGHDTHITVGLYLAKHLVAHRDLWSGTVVMLFQPGEETGQGARAMLDDGLWDEIVRPEVIFGQHVWPGAAGHLYVSSGTAMAMSDCLRVTVKGKQAHGSQPENAIDPIVLGAYMITRLQSVVSREISGRDMSVVTVGTFHGGLKENIIPDSAEFKLNIRTFTEQVRAVVLDRVRRIIEAEALASGAPEPEIEEMYRFPRCFNDPEETESFLTHAGAELGAEQVHLSEPATGSEDVGAFGDDIGVPYVYWFFGGYSPEKFADGQTPPGNHSPFFAPDDVETTLETGIRAALSAVLSKVGKDRA from the coding sequence ATGTCACTCAACTCCGCCCTCCGCGCGTCGATCAGTGCCGATCTCGACCAGACGATCGCCGACTATAAGCACTTCCACCGCACTCCCGAGCTGTCCATGCAGGAGACGAACACCGCCGCACAGATCGCTTCCCGACTCCAAGCCCTCGGACTGGAGACCCACACCTTCGGCGGAACCGGAGTCGTCGCCGTGATCGAGAACGGCGACGGTCCGGTCATCGGCTACCGTGCCGACATCGACGGACTGCCGATCAGCGAGGACACCGGACTCGACTATGCCTCCACGGCGGACGGCACTCTTCCCGACGGCGAGACGACGAAGGTCATGCACGGCTGCGGCCACGACACTCACATCACAGTCGGCCTCTACCTCGCCAAGCACCTCGTCGCACACAGGGACCTGTGGTCGGGAACAGTCGTTATGCTCTTCCAGCCCGGTGAGGAGACCGGCCAAGGTGCGCGCGCCATGCTCGATGACGGGCTCTGGGATGAGATCGTGCGCCCCGAGGTCATCTTCGGTCAGCACGTGTGGCCCGGTGCCGCCGGTCACCTCTACGTCAGCAGCGGCACCGCCATGGCGATGTCCGACTGCCTGCGCGTGACCGTCAAGGGCAAGCAGGCACACGGATCCCAGCCGGAGAACGCGATCGACCCGATCGTCCTCGGCGCCTATATGATCACCCGCCTTCAGTCGGTCGTGTCACGCGAGATCTCCGGCCGCGACATGTCGGTCGTCACCGTCGGCACCTTCCACGGCGGACTCAAAGAGAACATCATCCCCGACTCCGCCGAATTCAAACTCAATATCCGCACCTTCACCGAGCAGGTCCGCGCGGTCGTCCTCGACCGGGTCAGGCGCATCATCGAAGCCGAGGCTCTTGCTTCCGGAGCTCCGGAGCCCGAGATCGAAGAGATGTATCGGTTCCCGCGCTGCTTCAACGACCCCGAGGAGACCGAGTCGTTCCTCACCCATGCCGGAGCCGAACTCGGCGCCGAACAGGTCCACCTGTCCGAGCCCGCCACCGGCAGCGAGGATGTCGGAGCGTTCGGCGATGACATCGGCGTCCCATACGTGTACTGGTTCTTCGGCGGATACTCCCCCGAGAAGTTCGCCGATGGTCAGACCCCGCCCGGGAATCACTCCCCGTTCTTCGCTCCCGACGATGTCGAGACCACTCTCGAGACCGGCATCAGAGCCGCGCTGTCCGCGGTGCTGAGCAAGGTCGGAAAGGACCGCGCATGA
- a CDS encoding flavin monoamine oxidase family protein encodes MSAETRDVVIIGAGPSGLSAARRLRKAGRSVIVLEARDRVGGRTWTEHIDGQMFELGGQWISPDQTALLALVDELGKETYPRYRDGDSVYIAPDGKRTVYSGEMFPVGESTQSEMERLIGILDELAARIGPNAPWDAEDAAELDSISFHHWLRQQSDDELACENIGLFVAGGMLTKPATTFSALQAILMAASAGSFTNLVDDHFILDRRVVGGMQSVSVQMAEELGEDIVRLQQPVRRIEWSETGVSVSTDELTVSAGQAIVAVPPNLYSRISYDPPLPRLQQIFHQHQSMGLVIKVHATYDTPFWREDGLCGTGFGASRLVQEVYDNTNHGEEQGTLVGFISDVNADAMWALDEESRRTKILEALAEFLGPKALDPRVFYLSDFGAEEWTRGAYATSYDLGGLHRWGPFQNDPVGPIHFASSDIAAEGYQHVDGAVRIGTATAERILGEKS; translated from the coding sequence GTGTCCGCAGAAACCCGTGACGTCGTCATCATCGGAGCAGGCCCATCGGGCCTGAGCGCCGCCCGTCGGCTGCGGAAGGCCGGACGCAGCGTGATCGTGCTCGAGGCCCGTGACCGCGTGGGCGGCCGCACCTGGACCGAACATATCGACGGGCAGATGTTCGAACTCGGCGGCCAGTGGATCTCCCCGGACCAGACCGCGCTGCTCGCGCTCGTCGACGAACTCGGCAAAGAGACCTACCCGCGGTACCGCGACGGAGACAGCGTCTACATCGCTCCCGACGGAAAACGCACCGTCTACTCGGGAGAGATGTTCCCGGTGGGGGAGTCGACCCAGTCCGAGATGGAACGTCTCATCGGCATCCTCGACGAACTCGCCGCCAGGATCGGTCCGAATGCACCCTGGGATGCCGAAGACGCTGCCGAACTCGACTCGATCTCCTTTCACCACTGGCTGCGCCAACAGTCCGACGACGAACTCGCATGCGAGAACATCGGGCTGTTCGTCGCTGGCGGCATGCTGACCAAGCCCGCCACCACCTTCTCAGCACTCCAAGCGATTCTCATGGCCGCCTCGGCGGGATCGTTCACGAATCTCGTCGACGATCACTTCATCCTCGACCGACGTGTCGTCGGCGGAATGCAGTCGGTTTCGGTGCAGATGGCCGAGGAACTCGGTGAGGACATCGTCCGTCTGCAGCAGCCGGTCCGTCGGATCGAATGGTCGGAGACCGGCGTCAGCGTTTCCACCGACGAGCTGACAGTCAGCGCAGGCCAGGCGATCGTCGCCGTTCCGCCGAACCTCTACTCGCGCATCAGCTATGACCCACCTCTGCCGAGGCTTCAGCAGATCTTCCACCAGCACCAGTCGATGGGGCTCGTCATCAAGGTCCACGCCACCTACGACACCCCGTTCTGGCGCGAAGACGGACTGTGCGGAACCGGTTTCGGCGCTTCCCGTCTCGTCCAAGAGGTATACGACAACACGAACCACGGTGAAGAGCAAGGTACTCTCGTCGGCTTCATCTCCGATGTCAACGCCGATGCCATGTGGGCCCTGGACGAAGAGTCCCGCCGGACGAAGATCCTCGAAGCCCTCGCCGAGTTCCTCGGCCCGAAGGCACTCGACCCCCGGGTGTTCTACCTCTCCGACTTCGGCGCGGAGGAATGGACCCGCGGAGCCTATGCGACGAGCTACGACCTGGGCGGTCTGCACCGGTGGGGACCGTTCCAGAACGACCCGGTCGGTCCCATCCACTTCGCCAGCTCCGATATCGCAGCCGAAGGCTACCAGCACGTCGACGGAGCGGTGCGCATCGGCACCGCCACCGCCGAGAGGATCCTCGGCGAGAAGTCCTGA
- a CDS encoding septal ring lytic transglycosylase RlpA family protein → MTTRNTTVGRHSAPSTKKTGSIFSALTAKKKTGRHAPTDRLNTAGGVLAAVRTRPVLSAFIVPTAATAAVVASSLAMVPNDSSTGGQVVAEAPAEAPAVAVSEPTKAADEFLAKAKKQAKEKPAEVTIDTHIETPSPEPSKTADKKDEASTGGSADENDGPSNSGKSAGESGSCPMSYYGGGDGFDGNRTANGEIFDTNKLTAAHKTLPFGSKVKITNSANGKSVTVRVNDRGPYHGNRCFDLSKAAMEAVGGVGAGQINGKYEVQ, encoded by the coding sequence ATGACGACGAGGAACACCACTGTGGGCAGACACTCAGCACCGAGCACCAAGAAGACCGGGTCGATCTTCTCAGCGCTGACGGCGAAGAAGAAGACCGGACGCCACGCACCGACCGACCGCCTGAACACCGCCGGGGGAGTGCTGGCAGCAGTCCGCACCCGTCCGGTGCTCTCCGCCTTCATCGTGCCGACCGCCGCAACGGCAGCCGTCGTCGCTTCGAGCCTTGCAATGGTGCCCAATGATTCTTCCACGGGCGGCCAGGTCGTGGCCGAAGCGCCGGCCGAAGCCCCCGCCGTCGCCGTCTCCGAACCGACCAAGGCCGCGGATGAATTTCTCGCCAAGGCGAAGAAGCAGGCCAAGGAGAAGCCCGCAGAAGTCACGATCGACACCCATATCGAGACACCCAGCCCCGAGCCATCGAAGACCGCAGACAAAAAGGATGAGGCCTCAACCGGCGGGTCCGCTGATGAGAACGACGGACCGTCGAACTCCGGCAAGTCTGCCGGCGAATCCGGCAGCTGCCCGATGTCCTACTACGGCGGCGGGGACGGATTCGACGGAAACCGGACCGCCAACGGCGAGATCTTCGATACGAACAAGCTCACCGCGGCCCATAAGACTCTGCCGTTCGGCTCCAAGGTGAAAATCACGAACAGCGCGAACGGAAAGTCCGTGACGGTGCGGGTCAACGACCGCGGCCCCTACCACGGCAATCGGTGCTTCGACCTGTCCAAGGCCGCCATGGAGGCCGTCGGCGGCGTCGGCGCCGGGCAGATCAACGGCAAGTACGAAGTGCAGTGA
- a CDS encoding maleylpyruvate isomerase N-terminal domain-containing protein: MDEVTTTQLDQAEACWVTALRRVRTSDLNRTSGAAEWSNAELINHLIGGGVRYTKLLQQASTEEVEATRGADHLGEDMLDSFWTHERSFRALVYECDLHAPVAHRIGSIPGAQLVQMRILELALHAADLSRGTGHDWPIDESLAEFISTELGDLIIDLGPEGGYRPPRPIGGAVTHAQRVLLLSDR; encoded by the coding sequence ATGGATGAAGTCACGACCACTCAGCTCGATCAGGCAGAAGCATGTTGGGTCACAGCCCTCCGTCGAGTCCGCACCTCCGATCTGAACCGGACGAGCGGGGCGGCGGAATGGTCGAATGCGGAGCTCATCAATCACCTGATCGGCGGGGGAGTCCGCTACACGAAGCTGCTGCAGCAGGCGAGCACGGAGGAAGTCGAAGCCACCAGGGGAGCCGATCACCTCGGAGAGGACATGCTCGATTCCTTCTGGACTCACGAGAGGTCGTTCAGAGCGCTGGTGTACGAATGCGACCTCCACGCGCCCGTGGCTCACCGGATCGGCAGCATCCCGGGAGCGCAGCTGGTGCAGATGCGCATTCTCGAGCTCGCACTCCATGCCGCTGATCTCTCACGCGGCACCGGGCATGACTGGCCGATCGATGAGAGCCTTGCCGAGTTCATCTCAACCGAGCTCGGCGATCTCATCATCGACTTAGGGCCTGAGGGCGGGTACAGGCCGCCACGCCCGATCGGTGGGGCAGTCACGCACGCTCAGCGCGTGCTGCTGCTGTCGGACCGGTAA
- a CDS encoding DUF5058 family protein, translating to MTVASGSADYIGLANAPILWILAMAVMGVVVVQSLIYMTAVKKNAESAGMSQQEVRSAFRAGGVAAIGPSLSVVLVAIALLPLFGTPPVIVRVGLIGSAATEVASASLAAGTMGANLGDETFTRGVFIVALMAMSLSGAGWMISTLILTPIFKRSSHKLEKVNPALMSIIPGAALLAAFAALTFRELPKSPTHVIAVIVSAVVMSICLLLAKTLKQNWLKEWGLGISLLIGLVAAYFAHYAGLGMPEA from the coding sequence ATGACCGTGGCCAGCGGTTCGGCCGACTACATCGGCCTCGCAAACGCACCGATTCTCTGGATACTCGCGATGGCGGTGATGGGTGTCGTCGTCGTTCAATCGCTCATCTACATGACCGCGGTGAAGAAGAACGCCGAGTCCGCGGGTATGAGCCAACAGGAAGTCCGTTCGGCCTTCCGCGCCGGCGGTGTCGCCGCCATCGGGCCATCGCTGTCGGTGGTCCTCGTCGCCATCGCTCTGCTGCCTCTGTTCGGCACTCCCCCGGTCATCGTCCGCGTCGGACTCATCGGGTCCGCCGCCACCGAGGTCGCATCTGCGTCCCTGGCGGCAGGCACCATGGGTGCCAACCTCGGTGATGAGACCTTCACTCGGGGCGTGTTCATCGTCGCCCTCATGGCGATGAGCCTCTCGGGCGCCGGCTGGATGATCTCCACCCTCATCCTCACCCCGATCTTCAAACGCAGCTCTCACAAGCTCGAGAAGGTCAATCCCGCACTCATGTCGATCATCCCGGGTGCGGCACTGCTCGCGGCCTTCGCGGCGCTGACCTTCCGTGAGCTGCCGAAGTCACCGACCCATGTCATCGCCGTCATCGTCTCGGCAGTGGTGATGAGCATCTGCCTGCTGCTCGCCAAGACGCTCAAACAGAACTGGCTGAAGGAATGGGGATTGGGAATCTCCCTGCTCATCGGCCTCGTCGCCGCCTACTTCGCCCACTATGCCGGTCTCGGCATGCCCGAAGCCTGA
- a CDS encoding transglycosylase family protein yields the protein MNLYSTSLRKVALLVGAGAVAAAGLTGMSAGQPAQASEKGVWDKVAECESGGDWHINTGNGYYGGLQFSEQTWKAFGGEGMPHEASKAEQIDIAQKTLKEQGPGAWPVCGEKAGLTKENGAADDGGGSDDGKKDDGGSDDSGKVGLGGNVTVGN from the coding sequence GTGAACCTCTACAGCACAAGCCTCCGCAAGGTCGCCCTGCTCGTCGGCGCCGGCGCTGTTGCAGCCGCCGGACTGACCGGAATGAGCGCAGGGCAGCCGGCACAGGCATCTGAGAAGGGCGTCTGGGACAAGGTCGCCGAATGTGAATCCGGCGGAGACTGGCACATCAACACCGGCAACGGATACTACGGCGGACTGCAGTTCTCCGAACAGACGTGGAAGGCCTTCGGCGGTGAGGGAATGCCGCACGAGGCCAGCAAGGCAGAGCAGATCGACATCGCCCAGAAGACGCTCAAGGAACAGGGCCCGGGCGCCTGGCCGGTCTGCGGTGAGAAGGCCGGACTGACGAAGGAGAACGGCGCGGCCGACGACGGCGGCGGATCCGACGACGGCAAGAAAGACGACGGCGGCTCGGACGACAGCGGCAAGGTCGGCCTCGGCGGCAACGTCACCGTCGGCAACTGA